A genomic segment from Pseudomonas sp. S09G 359 encodes:
- a CDS encoding FGGY-family carbohydrate kinase, protein MEYVMGVDIGTQSTKALLADGQGRIIAQHSQGYRVDTPKVRWAEQWPQVWLEAVEACVAHCMAKAGVDKNQVKALCISSLYGGSGIAVDAQITPLHPCLIWMDRRAGEQVAWVREHVDLERLFAVTGNSVDSYYGFTKMLWLKQHQPQVWADARYLLPPNSYINWCLTGELAVDHSSAGNIGGVYDVAARSWSGEMLEALGIPQAMMPERLVHSGEVVGGLLESWATRLGLQAGMPILAGGVDAAMATLAAGVTRPGNHVAMIGTSMCWGYLNQHVDAHHGLVSFPHVYNGHQDLYIFGGAITAGASVSWFREQFCQAEEQQAKASGQDSLVLLEQSAMQIPAGSEGLLFLPYLMGERSPVWDDRASGSFVGLNLYHSRIHLYRAVLEGVSFALRHNIEAGTRGAHSLDPRLIVVGGASHSDLWMQIIADVTRYPVYTIVQEVEAALGAALLAAHTVGLVSDGEMDKGWVQLALRAEPNAENVEAYERAFAEYLKLYPALKPIMHNLQTH, encoded by the coding sequence ATGGAATACGTGATGGGTGTCGATATCGGAACCCAGAGCACCAAGGCGCTGCTGGCGGATGGTCAAGGCCGGATCATCGCCCAGCACAGCCAGGGGTATCGCGTGGATACCCCCAAAGTGCGCTGGGCCGAGCAATGGCCACAGGTGTGGCTGGAGGCCGTGGAGGCGTGCGTGGCGCACTGCATGGCAAAGGCCGGGGTCGATAAAAACCAGGTCAAGGCGCTGTGCATCAGCAGCCTCTACGGCGGTTCGGGGATTGCCGTGGATGCGCAGATCACGCCGCTGCACCCATGCCTGATCTGGATGGACCGCCGTGCCGGCGAGCAGGTCGCGTGGGTGCGCGAGCATGTCGACCTGGAGCGGCTGTTCGCGGTCACCGGTAACTCGGTGGACAGCTACTACGGCTTCACCAAGATGCTCTGGCTTAAGCAGCATCAGCCGCAGGTATGGGCCGACGCGCGCTACCTGCTGCCGCCCAACAGCTACATCAACTGGTGCCTCACCGGTGAGTTGGCGGTCGACCATAGCAGCGCCGGCAATATCGGCGGCGTGTATGACGTGGCGGCACGCAGTTGGTCGGGGGAGATGCTCGAGGCCTTGGGCATACCGCAGGCGATGATGCCTGAGCGGCTGGTGCATTCCGGCGAAGTGGTCGGTGGGCTGCTTGAAAGCTGGGCCACGCGCCTGGGCTTGCAGGCGGGTATGCCGATCCTGGCGGGCGGGGTGGACGCGGCCATGGCGACCCTGGCGGCGGGCGTTACGCGGCCGGGCAACCATGTGGCGATGATTGGCACCAGCATGTGCTGGGGCTACCTGAACCAGCACGTGGATGCACACCATGGCCTGGTGAGTTTCCCCCACGTCTATAACGGCCATCAGGACCTGTATATCTTCGGCGGCGCGATCACCGCCGGGGCGTCGGTCAGCTGGTTTCGCGAGCAGTTCTGCCAGGCCGAAGAACAACAGGCCAAGGCCAGCGGCCAGGACAGCCTGGTGTTGCTGGAACAGAGCGCGATGCAGATCCCGGCGGGCAGCGAGGGCTTGCTGTTCCTGCCGTACCTGATGGGCGAACGCAGCCCGGTGTGGGACGACCGCGCCAGCGGCAGTTTCGTCGGGCTCAACCTCTACCACAGCCGCATCCACCTGTACCGCGCGGTGCTCGAAGGGGTGAGTTTTGCCTTGCGCCATAACATCGAGGCGGGTACGCGTGGCGCACATTCCCTCGACCCGCGGCTGATCGTGGTGGGCGGCGCGAGCCATTCGGATCTGTGGATGCAGATCATCGCGGATGTGACCCGGTACCCGGTGTACACCATCGTCCAGGAGGTCGAAGCGGCCTTGGGCGCGGCGCTGCTGGCAGCGCATACGGTGGGGTTGGTGAGTGACGGGGAGATGGACAAGGGTTGGGTGCAGCTGGCCTTGCGGGCTGAGCCGAATGCGGAAAATGTCGAGGCGTATGAGCGGGCGTTTGCCGAGTACCTGAAGCTGTACCCGGCGCTGAAACCGATCATGCATAACTTGCAAACCCACTGA
- a CDS encoding alcohol dehydrogenase catalytic domain-containing protein, with amino-acid sequence MDKHTEMQAVVCHGPKDYRLERIGKPQARPNELVIRIAACGICASDCKCHSGAAMFWGGDNPWVKAPVVPGHEFFGYVEQVGEGAEEHFEVAVGDKVIAEQIVPCAKCRFCKSGKYWMCEVHNIFGFQREVAEGGMAQYMRIPKTAIVHKIPESVSLEDSALVEPMACSIHTVNRGDIQLDDVVVIAGAGTLGLCMVQVAALKTPKKLVVIDMVDERLELAKKFGADVVINPSRDNAREIINSLTDSYGCDVYIETTGVPAGVTQGLDLIRKLGRFVEFSVFGAETSVDWSIIGDRKELDVRGAHLGPYCYPIAIDLFERGLVTSKGIVTHDFPLDNFAEAFELANSTKSIKVLLKPVL; translated from the coding sequence ATGGACAAGCACACCGAAATGCAAGCCGTCGTCTGCCACGGCCCGAAAGACTACCGCCTGGAACGCATCGGCAAACCCCAGGCGCGCCCGAATGAATTGGTGATCCGCATCGCCGCCTGTGGCATCTGCGCCAGTGACTGCAAGTGCCACTCCGGCGCGGCGATGTTCTGGGGCGGCGACAACCCCTGGGTCAAGGCGCCAGTCGTACCGGGCCATGAGTTTTTCGGCTACGTGGAGCAAGTCGGCGAGGGTGCCGAGGAGCACTTTGAGGTCGCGGTAGGCGACAAGGTGATCGCCGAACAGATCGTGCCGTGCGCCAAGTGCCGTTTCTGCAAGTCCGGCAAGTATTGGATGTGCGAAGTGCACAACATCTTCGGCTTCCAGCGTGAAGTGGCCGAAGGCGGTATGGCCCAGTACATGCGCATCCCCAAGACTGCCATCGTGCACAAGATTCCCGAGTCGGTGTCCCTGGAAGACTCGGCGCTGGTGGAGCCGATGGCCTGTTCGATCCACACCGTCAACCGTGGCGACATCCAGCTCGATGACGTGGTGGTGATCGCCGGTGCGGGCACGCTGGGGCTGTGCATGGTCCAGGTCGCGGCGCTGAAAACCCCGAAAAAACTGGTGGTGATCGACATGGTTGACGAGCGCCTGGAGCTGGCGAAAAAGTTTGGCGCCGACGTGGTGATCAACCCGTCCCGCGATAACGCTCGCGAGATCATCAACAGCCTCACTGACAGTTACGGCTGCGACGTGTACATCGAGACCACCGGTGTGCCGGCAGGTGTGACCCAAGGCTTGGACCTGATCCGCAAATTGGGGCGCTTCGTGGAATTCAGCGTGTTCGGCGCCGAGACCAGCGTGGACTGGTCGATCATCGGCGACCGCAAGGAACTCGATGTACGCGGCGCGCACCTCGGCCCGTATTGCTACCCGATTGCCATCGACCTGTTCGAGCGTGGGCTGGTCACCTCCAAGGGTATCGTCACCCATGACTTCCCACTGGATAACTTTGCCGAAGCGTTTGAGTTGGCCAACTCGACCAAATCGATCAAGGTGCTATTGAAGCCGGTGCTGTGA
- a CDS encoding ABC transporter permease, translating into MQQGAQVNTSINRVDASRLRLNLARLVRSPAFYPFVGLVVVTLVMILASDTFLTASNLSNIARQVSINAIIAVGMTCVILTGGIDLSVGPVMALSGTLTAGLMVAGVPPGLAIGAGMLVGVAFGIGNGLFVAYLHMPPIIVTLATMGIARGFGLMYTDGYPISGLPDWFAFFGRESVFGIQVPILIMLLTYLAAYVLLQHTRIGRYIYAIGGNEEAVRLSGVRAARFKLLVYGISGLTAAIAGLVLTSRLMSGQPNAGVSFELDAIAAVVLGGASIAGGRGVIVGTLLGAMLLGVLNNGLNMLGVSPYVQSVIKGGIILLAIFISRQRHR; encoded by the coding sequence ATGCAACAGGGGGCTCAAGTGAATACGTCCATTAACCGTGTCGACGCCAGCCGGCTGCGCCTGAACCTGGCGCGGCTGGTGCGCTCGCCGGCGTTTTACCCCTTTGTGGGGCTGGTGGTGGTGACCCTGGTGATGATCCTCGCCAGCGACACCTTCCTCACCGCCAGCAACCTGTCGAACATCGCCCGCCAGGTGTCGATCAACGCGATTATCGCGGTGGGCATGACCTGCGTGATCCTTACCGGTGGCATCGATTTGTCGGTGGGGCCGGTGATGGCGCTATCCGGCACCTTGACCGCCGGCTTGATGGTTGCCGGCGTGCCGCCCGGCCTGGCGATTGGTGCCGGGATGCTGGTGGGCGTGGCCTTCGGTATCGGCAATGGCTTGTTCGTCGCCTACCTGCACATGCCGCCGATCATCGTGACCCTGGCGACCATGGGCATCGCCCGTGGCTTTGGCCTGATGTACACCGACGGCTACCCGATTTCCGGGCTGCCGGACTGGTTCGCCTTCTTCGGCCGCGAGAGCGTGTTCGGCATCCAGGTGCCGATCCTGATCATGCTGCTTACCTACCTGGCGGCCTATGTGCTGCTGCAACACACGCGCATCGGCCGCTACATCTACGCCATCGGTGGCAATGAAGAAGCGGTGCGGCTGTCCGGGGTGCGCGCGGCGCGGTTCAAGTTGCTGGTGTATGGCATCAGCGGCTTGACCGCTGCGATTGCCGGGCTGGTGCTGACCTCACGGCTGATGAGCGGCCAGCCGAATGCCGGCGTGTCGTTCGAGCTGGATGCCATTGCCGCCGTGGTGCTGGGCGGTGCCTCGATTGCCGGTGGGCGCGGGGTGATCGTCGGCACCTTGCTCGGCGCCATGCTGCTCGGCGTACTCAACAACGGCCTGAACATGCTCGGCGTTTCGCCCTACGTCCAGAGCGTGATCAAGGGCGGGATCATTTTGCTGGCGATTTTTATCAGCCGTCAGCGCCATCGATAA
- a CDS encoding sugar ABC transporter ATP-binding protein, translating into MSSLLQLENICKRYPGVQALKSINLQVERGEIHALLGENGAGKSTLMKILGGVEHQDEGQILIDGRAQHFATYRDAIAAGIGIVFQEFSLIPYLTAVENIFLGHELSNRFGLLRKREMVDASEALFKRLGVSIDLQCAVKHLSVAEQQFVEIAKALALDARLLVLDEPTATLTPSEAELLFEIMRELKRQGVAVIFISHHLEEIFQVCDRISVLRDGGNVGVTDVADSDIDRLVEMMVGRRLECSFPPKPSAEKGQLLLEVKDIQLVRNGPHNSFKLHQGEILGFAGLVGSGRTELALGMMGALPSVSKDVWLRGEKITLDDPAQALAHGIGLLPESRKSEGLITDFSIRENISLNNLPKYQNASGLIDKAKECASVEDLMRQLSIKAPSGESRVFNLSGGNQQKVVIARWINHHCDVLVFDEPTRGIDVGAKAQIYALMRSLTEQGYAIIMISSELPEVIGMCDRVAVFHKGAIVKVLEASAVNPQEVMRHATGGSSEYVH; encoded by the coding sequence ATGAGCAGTCTTTTGCAGCTGGAAAATATCTGTAAGCGTTACCCCGGGGTACAGGCCCTCAAGTCCATCAACCTGCAAGTGGAGCGCGGCGAGATCCATGCCTTGCTCGGGGAAAATGGCGCGGGCAAGTCCACCCTGATGAAGATCCTCGGCGGCGTCGAGCATCAGGACGAAGGGCAGATTCTGATCGATGGCCGGGCGCAGCACTTCGCAACTTACCGTGATGCGATTGCCGCCGGTATCGGCATTGTGTTCCAGGAGTTCAGCCTGATTCCCTACCTCACGGCGGTGGAAAATATCTTCCTCGGCCATGAGCTGAGCAACCGCTTCGGTCTATTGCGCAAGCGCGAGATGGTCGACGCCAGCGAGGCGTTGTTCAAGCGCCTGGGCGTGAGCATCGACCTGCAGTGCGCGGTCAAGCACCTGAGTGTGGCCGAGCAGCAATTTGTTGAAATCGCCAAGGCCCTGGCCCTGGATGCGCGCTTGCTGGTACTCGATGAGCCCACCGCAACCCTCACGCCGAGCGAAGCCGAGCTGCTGTTCGAGATCATGCGCGAACTCAAGCGCCAAGGCGTGGCGGTGATTTTTATCTCCCATCACCTGGAGGAAATTTTCCAGGTATGCGACCGCATCAGCGTGCTGCGCGACGGCGGCAATGTGGGGGTTACCGACGTGGCCGACAGCGATATCGATCGCCTGGTAGAAATGATGGTCGGCCGGCGCCTGGAATGCAGTTTTCCGCCCAAACCCAGCGCCGAAAAAGGCCAGTTGCTGCTGGAGGTAAAGGACATCCAGCTGGTGCGTAATGGCCCCCACAACAGCTTTAAATTGCACCAGGGCGAAATTCTCGGCTTTGCCGGGCTGGTCGGTTCCGGCCGCACCGAACTGGCCTTGGGCATGATGGGCGCGCTGCCGTCGGTGAGCAAAGACGTGTGGCTGCGCGGCGAGAAAATCACCCTCGACGACCCGGCCCAGGCGCTCGCCCATGGCATCGGCCTGCTGCCGGAAAGCCGCAAGAGCGAAGGGCTGATCACCGATTTCAGCATTCGCGAAAATATCTCCCTGAACAACCTGCCCAAGTACCAGAACGCCAGCGGCCTGATCGACAAGGCCAAGGAGTGCGCCAGCGTCGAAGACCTGATGCGTCAGCTGTCGATCAAGGCCCCGAGCGGCGAGAGTCGGGTGTTCAACTTAAGCGGCGGCAACCAACAAAAGGTGGTGATCGCCCGCTGGATCAACCACCACTGCGACGTGCTGGTGTTCGACGAGCCCACCCGTGGCATCGACGTGGGTGCCAAGGCGCAGATCTACGCCCTGATGCGCAGCCTTACCGAACAGGGCTACGCGATCATCATGATTTCTTCCGAACTGCCCGAAGTCATTGGCATGTGCGACCGCGTCGCGGTGTTCCACAAGGGCGCGATCGTCAAGGTTCTGGAAGCGTCCGCCGTCAATCCTCAAGAGGTCATGCGCCATGCAACAGGGGGCTCAAGTGAATACGTCCATTAA
- a CDS encoding substrate-binding domain-containing protein — MKMLPKTLCLLAVSITLGSTTAVFADAAKPIRIGASFQEINNPYFVTMKNALEEAGATIGAKLIITDARHDVSKQVSDVEDMLQKGIDILLINPTDSVGVQSAVKSAHAAGVVVVAVDAQAEGPLDSFVGSKNFDAGFQACEYLAKNIGDKGNIAILDGIAVVPILERVRGCKEAVAKHPEIKIVSIQNGKQERDQALTVTENMLQAQPTLKGIFSVNDNGSLGALSAIEASGLDVKLVSVDGAPEAIKAIQKPGSKFIATSAQYPRDQIRLALGIALAKKWGSQVPATIPVDITLIDQAKAKDFSW; from the coding sequence ATGAAAATGCTCCCGAAAACCCTGTGTTTATTGGCTGTAAGCATCACCCTCGGCTCAACAACCGCTGTCTTTGCCGACGCCGCCAAACCGATCCGCATCGGCGCCTCGTTCCAGGAAATCAACAACCCCTATTTCGTCACCATGAAAAACGCCCTCGAAGAAGCCGGCGCGACCATCGGTGCGAAACTGATCATCACCGATGCCCGTCACGACGTGTCCAAGCAGGTCAGTGACGTCGAAGACATGCTGCAAAAAGGTATCGATATCCTGCTGATCAACCCGACGGATTCGGTCGGCGTGCAATCGGCCGTCAAATCCGCCCACGCTGCCGGCGTTGTGGTGGTCGCCGTGGACGCGCAGGCCGAGGGCCCGCTGGATTCCTTCGTCGGTTCGAAGAACTTCGACGCCGGTTTCCAGGCCTGTGAATACCTGGCCAAGAACATCGGCGACAAAGGCAATATCGCCATCCTCGACGGCATTGCCGTGGTGCCGATCCTGGAGCGTGTGCGCGGCTGCAAAGAGGCCGTGGCCAAGCATCCGGAGATCAAGATTGTCAGCATCCAGAACGGCAAGCAGGAACGTGACCAGGCGCTGACCGTCACCGAAAACATGCTGCAGGCACAGCCCACCCTCAAGGGCATTTTCAGCGTGAATGACAACGGCTCCCTCGGCGCCTTGTCGGCCATCGAAGCCAGTGGCCTGGACGTGAAACTGGTGAGCGTCGACGGCGCGCCGGAAGCGATCAAGGCGATCCAGAAACCCGGCAGCAAGTTCATCGCCACTTCCGCCCAATACCCCCGCGACCAGATCCGCCTTGCCCTGGGTATTGCCCTGGCCAAGAAGTGGGGCTCGCAAGTGCCCGCCACGATCCCGGTCGACATCACCTTGATCGACCAGGCCAAGGCCAAGGATTTCAGCTGGTAA
- a CDS encoding sterol desaturase family protein, with amino-acid sequence MAHPTETFRDRYRAAVSRRYNPWLHAGFVLGYGIVCIALAWSTTAQITALQWLTVPVTLVFFNLCIYLVHRHLGHHKHRVARLFYARHTGDHHSFFTPGHMTFDSPKDWRVILFPAWLIVIHSLVITLPAWWLLQHLNPNVAGLFAGCMILGYLLYEVFHACEHLPATHPVARLPWIRQMHHLHALHHRRELMQGRNFNIVLPLMDYLFGTLHWEPGPHDNQESS; translated from the coding sequence ATGGCCCACCCCACCGAGACCTTTCGCGACCGCTACCGCGCCGCCGTCAGCCGCCGTTACAACCCCTGGCTGCACGCCGGTTTCGTGCTCGGTTATGGCATCGTATGCATCGCACTGGCCTGGTCCACCACGGCGCAGATCACTGCCCTGCAATGGCTGACCGTGCCCGTGACCCTGGTGTTCTTCAACCTGTGCATTTACCTCGTGCACCGCCATCTCGGCCATCACAAACACCGCGTGGCGCGGTTGTTTTATGCGCGCCACACCGGCGATCACCACAGCTTTTTTACCCCCGGCCACATGACGTTCGACAGCCCCAAGGACTGGCGCGTGATCCTCTTCCCAGCCTGGCTCATCGTGATCCACAGCCTGGTAATCACCCTGCCCGCCTGGTGGCTGCTCCAGCACCTGAACCCCAACGTAGCCGGCCTGTTCGCCGGCTGCATGATCCTCGGCTACCTGCTTTACGAAGTCTTCCACGCCTGCGAACACCTGCCCGCCACGCACCCGGTGGCGCGCCTGCCGTGGATTCGCCAGATGCACCACCTGCATGCCCTGCATCATCGCCGCGAGCTGATGCAGGGGCGCAATTTCAATATCGTCCTCCCGCTGATGGATTACCTGTTCGGCACCCTGCACTGGGAGCCGGGCCCCCACGACAACCAGGAATCGTCATGA
- a CDS encoding SMP-30/gluconolactonase/LRE family protein, producing the protein MSTRPKKLRHLMFVLLLGVIAFLLLMPTKVQPVNWTPPKAPSMKHGPYTENQRLKGVQKIGAQDIPGPEALLLDAQGFLISGLHDGRIIRTSPDSRSLEVLANTGGRPLGMALHPDGRLIIADGIKGLLALDTRRQITTLSTAAASVPFGFTDDVVVDAAGRYAYFSDASSRWGYGQDGEAVIEHGGDGRLLRYDFSNGTTEVLLEQLQFANGVALGPNENYVLVNETGAYRISRYWLKGERAGKHDLFIDNLPGLPDNLSFNGQDRFWVALYSPRNPLLDSFAGYPLLRKVMVRALLVLPKPIERKAFVLGLDTEGKVIANLQDGSAGNYSPITTAREYGNWLYLGSLKSTSMARLPLALALEP; encoded by the coding sequence ATGAGTACCCGTCCAAAAAAACTGCGTCACCTGATGTTTGTGTTGCTGCTTGGCGTGATCGCGTTTCTGTTGTTGATGCCCACCAAGGTGCAACCGGTGAACTGGACGCCGCCCAAGGCGCCGTCGATGAAGCACGGGCCCTACACCGAAAACCAACGCCTCAAGGGCGTGCAGAAAATCGGCGCCCAGGACATCCCCGGGCCCGAGGCGTTGCTGCTGGATGCCCAGGGGTTCCTGATCAGCGGCCTGCATGACGGACGCATCATCCGCACCTCGCCCGACAGCCGCAGCCTGGAAGTGCTGGCCAATACCGGTGGGCGCCCGCTGGGCATGGCTCTGCACCCGGATGGGCGCCTGATCATTGCCGACGGGATCAAAGGCCTGCTCGCGCTGGATACCCGCCGCCAAATCACCACCCTGAGCACCGCCGCCGCTAGCGTGCCGTTTGGCTTTACCGATGATGTGGTCGTGGACGCCGCCGGGCGTTATGCGTACTTCAGCGATGCGTCGAGCCGCTGGGGGTATGGCCAGGATGGCGAAGCGGTGATCGAACATGGCGGCGATGGCCGGCTGCTGCGCTATGACTTCAGCAATGGCACCACCGAAGTGCTGTTGGAACAGCTGCAATTCGCCAATGGCGTGGCCCTCGGCCCGAACGAAAACTACGTGCTGGTCAATGAAACCGGCGCTTATCGCATCAGCCGCTATTGGCTCAAGGGCGAGCGCGCAGGCAAGCACGACCTGTTTATCGACAACCTGCCCGGCCTGCCGGACAACCTCAGTTTCAACGGCCAGGACCGCTTCTGGGTGGCCTTGTATTCACCCCGCAACCCACTGCTGGACAGCTTTGCCGGCTACCCGCTGCTACGCAAAGTGATGGTGCGCGCCCTGCTCGTGCTGCCCAAGCCCATCGAGCGCAAAGCGTTTGTGCTGGGGCTGGATACCGAGGGCAAGGTCATCGCCAATCTGCAGGATGGCAGCGCCGGCAATTACTCACCGATCACCACCGCCCGCGAGTATGGCAACTGGCTGTACCTGGGCTCGTTGAAGAGTACGAGCATGGCGCGCCTGCCGTTGGCGCTGGCATTGGAGCCATAA
- a CDS encoding lipocalin-like domain-containing protein: MKIKSLLWAALLLVSACDKAPAPEESFAGLGSDAADFAQVVPGKVFSFPEDHGPHAGFRIEWWYVTANLKDAQGNLYGVQWTLFRNALKAGPTQAGWQDSTVWLGHAAVTSATRHYAAERYARGGVGQAGAQAMPFNAWIDDWNFASRPGAASPLADMQLKASGAHFAYDLQLTSSRPLVLQGDGGYSRKSDQGQASYYYSQPFFSASGSVSIDGKVYQVTGPAWLDREWSSQPLAASQTGWDWFSLHLDRGEQLMLFRVRQTDGAAYLTGTWIDREGRTQTLHNADIQLVPLATTTIDGRKMPTRWSLKIPGKQLDIVTDAVNPNAWMNLSIPYWEGPVQFEGGVGYLEMTGY, encoded by the coding sequence ATGAAGATTAAGTCGCTGCTATGGGCTGCACTGTTGCTGGTGAGTGCCTGCGACAAAGCCCCCGCACCCGAGGAAAGCTTCGCCGGGTTGGGCAGTGACGCGGCGGATTTTGCCCAGGTGGTGCCCGGCAAGGTCTTCAGCTTCCCCGAGGACCATGGCCCCCACGCGGGCTTTCGCATTGAATGGTGGTATGTCACCGCCAACCTCAAGGATGCCCAGGGCAATCTGTACGGCGTGCAATGGACGTTGTTTCGCAATGCCCTCAAGGCCGGGCCGACGCAAGCGGGCTGGCAGGATTCGACCGTCTGGCTGGGCCACGCCGCCGTCACCTCTGCCACCCGTCACTATGCCGCCGAGCGTTATGCACGTGGCGGCGTCGGCCAGGCCGGGGCGCAGGCGATGCCGTTCAATGCCTGGATCGACGACTGGAATTTCGCCAGCCGCCCGGGTGCAGCCAGCCCCCTGGCGGACATGCAGCTCAAGGCCAGCGGCGCGCACTTCGCCTATGACCTGCAGCTGACCTCCAGCCGCCCGCTGGTGTTGCAGGGCGACGGCGGCTACAGTCGCAAATCCGACCAGGGCCAGGCTTCGTACTACTACAGTCAGCCGTTTTTCAGCGCCAGTGGCAGCGTGAGCATCGATGGCAAGGTCTACCAAGTCACCGGCCCCGCGTGGCTCGATCGCGAATGGAGCAGCCAACCGCTGGCCGCCAGCCAGACCGGTTGGGACTGGTTCTCCCTGCACCTCGACCGTGGCGAGCAGTTGATGCTGTTTCGGGTACGGCAAACCGACGGTGCGGCCTACCTGACCGGCACCTGGATCGACCGCGAAGGCCGTACCCAAACCCTGCATAACGCCGATATCCAATTGGTGCCCCTGGCAACCACGACCATCGACGGGCGCAAGATGCCTACACGTTGGTCGCTGAAAATTCCCGGCAAACAGCTGGATATCGTCACTGACGCCGTCAACCCGAACGCCTGGATGAACCTGAGTATTCCGTACTGGGAAGGCCCGGTGCAGTTCGAGGGTGGGGTGGGTTACCTGGAAATGACCGGTTATTAG